A segment of the Bradyrhizobium sp. CCBAU 53340 genome:
CGGTCTTTGCGGCGCTCGAGGGCGGTTATTTCCGTGAGAACGGTCTCGAGCCGGAGCTCGTGTTCTATCACGGTCATTCGAATTCCCTGAAGGCGCTGATCGCGGGAGAGGCGGACTTCACCAACGCCGTCGGGGCCGAGCTCCTGCTCGCGAACCACCGCCATGGCGGTGATGCCGTGGTGTTGGCGTCCGCCATCGCGTGCAGTGCCCAGCAGGTGGCGGCTCGTCCGGGCATCACCTGCCGCGAGGACCTCAAGGGGAAGAGGTGGGGCGTCACCTTCCGCAACGATGCCGACGAATGCGCGATCATCATGGCGTTTGATCGCTGGGGCTGGACCGTCGGCAAGGACATCGAGATCGTCGTCGTGGGGAACGAAGGCAAGCGCCTCGATCTGCTGCTCGATCCGTCCAAGGTCGACGTGGCCATCATGCACGCGCCGGAGACGTATCAGGCGCCGAAATACGGCTACCACATCGTCGAGGATTTCGGCCGGCTCGGCGTCGCCTTTCAGAACAGCTGCGCCGCGAGCACGCGAAAGTTCATGCTGGCCAACCTCGATGTGGCCCTGCGCTATGTCAAAGCCTTCTGCCAGGCCGTGCATCGATTCCGGAGCGATGCCGAATTCGGCATTCACGTGCTGCGTAAATACAGTGGAGAGGAGGACATCGCGATCCTGCGGCCGACTTGGGTGCTGTTCGCCCGCTATATGAGCGACATGATGTTCCCGAACCTGGAGGGGATGCGGAATGCCTCGGCGATCCTGCACCGGGTCGGCGCCTTGCCGGCGCCAGTCGCACCGGAGCTCGCGGTCGATCAGGGGCCGGTGATCGCCCTGGAGAAGGACGGGTTCTTCGACGCGCTGATGGGCGCTTCCGCGGTGAAGCCGTAAGGACGATCCCGATGGCCGATGTACTTCTGCGCAACGTGGTGAAGCGATACGGCTCCTACCAAGCCGTGCACGGGATCAGTCTGGAGATTCCCGATTCCAAGTTCGTCGCCTTGGTCGGGCCCTCCGGCTGCGGCAAGACCACGACGCTGCGGATGATCGCCGGGCTCGAAGACGTCAGCGCCGGTGAGATCAGGATCGGCGGCAGGGTGGTGAACGACGTGGCACCGAAGAATCGTGATATCGCGATGGTCTTCCAGAGCTATGCGCTCTATCCGCACATGACCGTGTTCCAGAACATGTCGTTCGGCCTCAAGATGCGCGGCATGTCGAAAGCGGAGATCAAAAGAAGCGTCGAGGACGCGGCGCGCATCCTCGACATCCATGATCTCCTCGGCCGCCGTCCCAAGGAGCTCTCGGGTGGTCAGAAGCAGCGGGCCGCGATGGGTCGAGCGATCGTCCGCAACCCAAAGGTGTTCCTGTTCGATGAGCCGCTGTCCAATCTCGATGCCAAGCTCCGGGTGCAGATGCGGACCGAGATCAAGCGTGTTCATCAACAGGTCAAGACCACGACGATCTACGTCACTCACGACCAGATCGAGGCCATGACGCTTGCGGACTACGTGGTGGTGATGAACCGCGGGCGTATCGAACAGGTCGGATCGCCGCACGAGCTCTATCACGCGCCGAAGACGCGCTTCGTGGCGGGTTTCATGGGATCGCCGGCGATGAACTTCATCCCGTGCTCGATCGAGCAGAACGCAACGGCCTTGTCGATCCGCCTTGGAGACGGAACGGCGTTTCCCGTCCCCGAGAATCGCTCGCAGCGCTATCGGTCGTCGGTAGGAAAACCAGTGATCTTCGGTCTGCGTCCCGAACACATTACCGAGGTGCGGAGCTCCGACCGGGGAACCTATTCGGAGTTCGACGCGATCCTGGACGTGGTCGAGCCCATGGGGACGGAGGCCATGGTGTTCTTCAGGCTTGGCGAGGTCGTCGTCACCGGACGCGTTGATACCGGCGCGTCGGTGCCGGAGGCAGGCGCGAAAGTCCGGCTCGCGGCCAACATGACTCACATGCACCTGATCGATCCCGATACGGATCAGGTGCTATAGGTCGGCGCCTACGAACGAGACAATATGCGGGAGAACGTCATGAAGGTTGGTGTTGCCGGCTTGGGCCGCATGGGCGCTGCGATCGCGAAGCGGTTGCTCGAGGTCGGGCATGAAGTCCATGTCTGGAACAGAAGCCCGGACAAGGCCGAGCCGCTCGGCAAGGCGGGCGTCACTGTCGCAAAGACGCCGAGCGGTTTGGTTGCGGGCGTTGATACCGTCATCACCATCCTGACCGACGCGGCCGCCATAGCGGCGGTCTACGACGGGGCAGAGGGCCTGCTCGCAGGCGATGCGAAAGGCAAGCTCTTCATCGAGATGAGCACAGTGCAACCGGTAACCGAGATAGCCCTCGCGGAAAAAATCCGGGCCAAGGGCGCAACCATGCTCGAGTGTCCCGTCGGCGGAACGGTCGGTCCGGCCCTGACCGGCAAATTGTTGGGCGTGGCGGGTGGCAGCAAGGAGGATTTCGAGCGCGCCAAGCCGCTCCTTGAGCAGATGTGCCGTCGGGTCGATCTGGTCGGGCCGATCGGGGCGGGGGCCAGCATGAAGCTCGCCATCAATCTTCCGCTCGGGATATTCTGGCTCGCCTTCGGCGAAGCCTATGCGCTGTGCCGTCATTTGAACCTCGATCCGGCATGGCTCGTAGAGCTGTTTGCGGATACATCGGGGGGAACGAATGTGTTGAAGGCGCGCGGTTCGGCGGTCGCCCTTGCCCTGCAATCTAAGCCCTCGGGATCCGCGACATTCGATTGCGACAACATCCGCAAGGATTTCCGCACCATGGTCGCTGAAGCGAAGGAGCTGGGATTCGGCTTGCCGATGGCCGAACAGGCGCTGGCCGTTTTCGATCAAGCCGCCAAGGCGGGATGGGGCGGCAAGGACTGCACAGAGATCCCGGCGTTCTGGTCCACCAGCCACAAGGCCTGAGCTTGCATGTCTATGGAGGAGGCCATCCATGAGAGATCTCAGTGATAACCAAATCTGACAGGACCGTCGGCCTGATCGGGCTCGGGATCATGGGCTACGCGATGAGCAAGAACCTGCTCGCCGCGGGCTTCACGGTTGTCGGCTACGACATTTCTCCACGTGCAATCGAGTCCTTTCGCGCCAACGGCGGGACCGCCGCAGGATCAGTTGCCGAAGTTGGGAAAGCTGCCGGCGTGCTGATCACGTCGCTGCCGTCCGCCAAGGCGTTGTTCGACGTCGTCGCCGAGTTGCGCACGCTCGATCGGCGGGAACGCGTTCTTGCCGAGACCAGCACCTTCACCCTCGAGGACAAGTCGAAAGCCCACCTGCTGCTGGGTGAGAAGGGCATCACAATGCTGGATTGCCCGTTGTCAGGTTCCGGAAGTCAGGCGCTCGAACGTGACGTCCTCGTCTACGGCAGTGGCGAGCGAAGCGCCTACGATCGGTGCCTGCCGGTGTTCGAAGGGTTTTCGCGCGCGCCCCACTATCTCGGGCCGTTCGGCAACGGCTCAAAGATGAAATACGTCGCCAATCTGATGGTCGCTGTGCACACTGCAGTCGCCGGCGAGGCCTTCGCGTTGGCGCGCAAGGCCGGGCTCGATCCCGCGCAGACCTATGCGGTGGTCAGCGACGGTGCCGCCGGCTCGCGCGCGCTGGCGGTGCGCGGGCAGATGCTGATCGAAGACAACTATGAGACGATAAGGACCATGCCGCTCGAGCTCTGGCGCAAGGACATGAAGGTAATCGCCGATTTCGCCGGTTCGCTCGCCTGTCCGACGCCGATGTTTTCGGCGGCAGTCCCGCTGTTCAATGCGGCGGTGGCGTCGGGTTATGGCGCGCAGGACACCGCGGCCGTCGCGGCGGTTATCGAGGCGATGGCGGGCCTGCCGACCCCGAAGAAGTAACAACAGGCGGGGTGCAGCCCAGCGCAGCAGGCGAGGTTCGATCTTGAAGGCAATACCGACAATCGACGGCCATCACCACATCTGGCGCCTGAATGATCTGACCTGGTTGTCAGGCCCCGAGGTGCCGCGCATTTTCGGGTCCTACGGACCGATACGGCGCGACTACCCGATTGACGAATTCCTGGCCGACACGGCTGGCTGCAATGTCGTCAAATCGGTCTACGTGCAGACCAACTGGCCGCCAGGCAAGAGCTACGATGAGGCGCGATGGGTCCAGTCGGTCATTGACCAGCATGGCTGGCCCCATGCAAATGTCGCGCACGCCGATCTGGCCGATCCCGAGTGTGAAGTGCTGATCGAGCGGCTGGCGGCGTTGCCGGCAACGCGCGGCATCCGCCAGCAGCTTCATTGGCATCAGAATCTGCAGTACCGGTTTGCATCGCGGCCCGATGTGATGAACGACGGAGTTTGGCGCCGGGGCCTGTCGCTTCTATCGAAGTACAATCTGCTCTTCGAACTGCAGGTCTTTGCCGACCAGATGCAGGACGGTGCAGCGCTGGCGCGTGCGTTTCCCGAGACAATCTTTGTCCTTGAGCATGCCGGGATGCCGGAAGATCTCTCGGAGGATGGATGGAAGAAATGGCGCGCGGGGATGTCGGCGCTTGCTGAGCAGCCGAACGTGAACGTCAAGCTGTCCGGATTGGGGACGTTCGTACGTGGGTGCCGCGCCGATTTGATGACTTCGATCATTCGCGAGACGGTTGCCATTTTCGGGGCAGACCGCTGTCTCTATGGCAGCAATTTCCCGATCGAGAAGCTCTGGACCGACTATGCGACGCTCTATGGGACATTTCGCGAGGCCATCGACGGTCTCGACCCCCGGCAGCAACGTGCGATCCTGCACGACACCGCCGCCCGCCTTTACCGGATCTGAGAGATTGGCTGCAGGGAAAATACCTATGCTACTGAGAGTGTTATCCCGGCGTAACGAGGGCGACAGGGTAGGGCGTCCCGATCGGGCAGCCCTACACTTTCGGTGTCGGCCCCCCGGGCGCAGCGTCCGCGAACACTTCCGCCGCGATCCGGGTCGTTTCTATCGCGGCGGGGATGCCGCAATACATGGCCACCAGCAGAAGGACGTCCTGCACCTGCTCGGCCGTACAGCCGTTCGCACGCGCACCTTGTGCATGCACGAGGAATTCGGCCGTCTTGCCGGCGGCAGCCGTGATGGCGAGCATCACCAGGCTGCGCATCGGGTCAGACAAACCCTTGCGTTCCCAAATGTCGCCGTAGACGTACGCGTTGATGACGGTTTGCAGCGGTGCTCCGAAGTCTCCCGACGTGGCCATCCGAGACTCGACTTGGGTTGCTCCGAGCATTCGCTTGCGGCGTTCGAGGCCGCGCTCATAGAGATCGCTGACGTCAACCATTTGAGCTCCGGTATTAGGGATCTCATCAGCTATACGCGGAAAATGATCACGCCTCAATCTCGGCTGGGCGCTCGGTGGATCAATCCATTGCGGCGCCCGTCATGATCAAATGTGCGATCGTCGGTCTCGGACGCTGGGGGCGAAGCCTGGTCGAGGCTGCGGGGCGCGGCCGCCGGCTGAAGATCACACATGCCGTCGAGCCCGATGCTAAACGCGCGCGAGACTTCTGCGCGATGCATGGCGTAATGCTCGCCGGGAGCTTCGAGGCGGTGCTCGCGGATTCCGGAATCGAGGCGGTGCTTCTGGCAACCCCACATTCCCAGCATCTTGCGCAGACGATTGCAGCGGCCGAGGCCGGGAAACAGGTTTTCTGCGAGAAGCCACTCGCGCTTCGCCGGGAGGATGCCGCAGCGATGTTCGGGGCCTGTCATTCTGCGGGCGTGGTGCTGGCCGTGGGCCACAACCGCCGCTTCTGGCCGTCCCTCCAGGCTCTGAAGGCTGTTGTTGCCAGTGGGGAACTCGGCATGATCCTTCACATCGAAGGTCACAACAGCAACGAGAACTCGCAAATGATCACCACGGGATGGCGGCTCTCTCCAGCGGAGTCCCCGGGCGGCGGCCTCACCGGCGCGGGCTTGCATGTGCTCGATGCGTTCGTCAGCCTGGTCGGACCGGTGCGGCGGATCTACGCCCGTCTCAGCTCCCGAGCGGCCGGCCCACCCCCGCTCGACAGTGCGATTCTTGCCATTGATTTCACCAGTGGCATCACGGGTACGCTTGCGACCGTTCGCGCCACACCGTTCTATTGGCGCGTTCACGTGTTCGGCACCCACGGCTCTGCGGAGGTGCTGGACGACGTCACATTGGTGAGACGTCGCTCGGGCACCAGCCCCGAGACGATCACATGTCCAGCCTCGGATGTGCTGACAGACGAGCTCGTCGCCTTCGCCGACGCAGTCGAGGGCAGGCGACCCTATCCCGTGCCACACGACGATGTCCTGGCGACGCTCGCTGCATTTGAAGCGGCATTGCAATCTATGCGCACGGGACAAGCAGTGGTTATCGATGCGCAACTGTGAATAAGCGCCGAAGTTTGACCCCCGTCGGCTTACAAAATTGACCCCACGCTCGATGTATTCTTCGGCGCTTGTCCAAGGGCTTCGCCATTGCTCGCCGTGGTCAAGCTTCGGCGCCGACAAGGGGTCAAGCAGTGTTAGCGACCAACGTCGGGGATTCAGCGCGCAATGAAGATATTTGTGCTTTCAAGCGCCATCAACCGCAGATCTCCAGGATGGCGAGCATGTAGATGCGAATCATATCGAGGTAGTCGGCGATATCGACCCGCTCGTCGGGCATCGTGTTGTAGCGTCCGCCGGGGCCGCAGACGATGCCCTCCATCTTGCCGAAATAGTGCAGGTGGCCAGCATCGGTGCCGTAGAAGCAGCTCGGCGCAACGGCTCCCGTCGGCTGGTCTTCGCCACGCACGGAGCGATAAGCGCGGTTGATCGCCGCGACGATCGGGCTCGTGCGGGCTACCTCGAACGGCGGCATGGTCGGCACGCCGGCGCGGTCTTCCGACATGACCGCGGCCTTGAGACCGGGAAAGCGTGCCTCAAGCGCGTCGAGCTCGCGGCGCATGTCGGCGAGCGCGCCGGCCTCGGTCTGGCCCGATGCGTAGCGGCCCGAGCCCTTGATCCGCACGAAATCCGCGACCTGTGGTGCGCGCCATTCGTGCAGCTCGCGGCCGAGCGCGCCGTGGATGACGCCGACATGGACGCGGTTGATTCCCTCATGCTCGGGCGAGAGGGCACCGGAGAATTTCATCGCATTGAGGCGCGGAATGAGATCGCACGCTGCCGTGATCGCGTCGACCGCCTCTTCGCGCTTGGACAGGTGGCGGGTATTGCCGGTCAGCTCGATGATGAACATGAACGCCGCGGCGTGCATGGTCATCGCCTTCAGGTCGGTCGGCTCCGAATTGATGAAATAGTCGGCGCGAAGGCCCTGCTCGACCAGCGAGTAGGTGCCGACCCCGCCCTGCAGTTCGCCAACCACGTAGGTGAGGATGACGTCGCCCTTAAGTTTGACGCCGGCGTCCTTCAGCGTCTTCACCGCGCAGAAATAGGCGGCGTCGCCGGCCTTCATGTTGGAAACGCCGATGCCGTAGATGAAGGCGTCGTCGACCTTGCCGGCCCAGGGATCGACGGTCCACCCCTCCGTCACCGGATTGGTGTCGAGATGGCCGTTGAACATCAGGTTCTTGCCTCCGCCGCTTCCTTTCCAGCGGCCGACGGCATTGACGCGGCCTTCATTGCCGAAGGGCGAGAGCTCGGTCTCGAGGCCGATCTCGCGCATGCGGCCTGCCATGTAGGCCGCAAGCTGCTTCTCGCCGTCCGATTTAGAGTAGCTCTTGTGCTGCACCATGCGTGACAGCAGGTCGAGCGCGGCGGACACATCGATCCGGGCGAGAAGTGCGTCTTGATCCATTGGGTAAATCCTTCGTCAACCGACCGGTACGGGGGAAGCGGCCATCAGTTCGCGGGTGTAGGGATGAACGTGGTCTGCGTCGAAATCCTCGACCGGCAACAGGTCGACCATTTCGCCTTGGCGCATCACGCCGATGCGGTGAGCGATTTGCCGGATGAGGTTGAGATCGTGGGTGATGAACAGAAAGGCGGTTCCGGTCACCGCACGCAGCGCCAGCAGCAACTCGATGATCCGCGCCTGCACGGAGACATCCAACGGCGCAGTGATTTCGTCGCAGATCACGAGCTTCGGCCGTGCGGCAAAGGCCCGCGCGATGGCGACACGCTGCTTCTCGCCGCCCGAAAGCTGGTGGGGCCAGCGTCCGGCGTAGGATGCCGGCAGGCGGACCTGCTCGAGCAGGCGGGAGATCTCGGCGGCGTTGCCGCCATAGAGCTTCAGGGAACGGGAGAGGATTTCGCCGACCTTGTGGCGCGGATTGAGCGAGGCATCCGGATGCTGGAAGATGATCTGCACATCGCGGCGATAGGTCGCGTCCATATCACGCGCGCTAGTTATCATCCGCTTGTCGAAGCAGACTTTGCCCGAGAAGCGGGCAAGGCCGGTGAGCGCCCGCGCCATCGACGATTTGCCGGATCCGGACTCGCCGACGAGGCCGAGGATTTCTCCGGCCCGCACCTCCAATCCGACGCTCTTCGTCGCCGGTGGCGGCGCATGGCCGAAAAGGCCGGCGCGGCCGTAATGGACTTCGATGCCCGAGGCCGAGAGAAGAACTTCGTCGCTGGATTTGTCGTGAACGAGGCGTCGCTCCGACCTCGGCACGGCTTGCACGAGGATTTGCGTCTCGGCGTGACGTGGCGCGCGAAAAATCTCGGCGGCCGGGGCCTGCTCCACCAGATGGCCGCGTTTGAGGACCGCGACCCGGTCGGCGACCCGCGTCACCAGCGCAAGATCGTGGGAAATATAGAGCGCGGCAACGCCCGTCTCCTCGCGCAGCCGGGCAAACAGCTCGAGGATGCGCGCGCCGGTGATGACGTCGAGCGCCGTGGTCGGCTCGTCGAACAGGATGACGTCGGGCCGGCAGCCGAACGCCGTGGCGATGATGACGCGCTGCTTTTCGCCGCCGGAAATCTCGTGCGGATAGCGCCGCATGATCGCGGCGGGATCGCGCAGCTCGACATGACCGAGCAGTTCGATGGCCAGCGCATCGGCCTGGCGTTGCGTGAGGCCGCGATGCTGGATCAGGGTCTCCGTGACCTGCCGGCCGATGGTGAGCGTCGGGTTGAGCGCGGTCGATGGATCCTGGAACACCATGCCGAGCCGGCGTCCGCGGATTTTGGTCAGTTCGCGATGGCTGAGGCGCTGGAGGTCGATGTCACCGAGGTGCAGCGAGCCCCTGACCTCGCGAGCATTGTCCGGCAGGTGGCGCATCAGCGCCCAGGCGAGCGAGCTCTTGCCTGAGCCAGATTCTCCGACGAGTCCGAGCACCTCGCCCGGCCTCACCTCCAATGAAACGTCTTGCAGCACGCGCACCGGCCCGGCGGCGGTCATGTAGTCGAGCGCATAATTCTTGATCGTAAGCGCTGGGGTCACCGCTCATCCTTCGGATTGAGGGCGTCGCGAAGGCCGTCGCCGAGGAGGTTGAAGGCAATGGCGGTGAGCGCGATCGCGACCGACGGCGCGATCAATCCCCACGGCGCCTGATACATGTATTGCCGGGCGTCTGCCACCATGAGCCCCCATTCGGATGCAGGTGGCTGCGCGCCGACGCCGAGGAAGCTGAGCGTTGCGAACAGCATGACGGCAAAGGACACGCGAATGGTGGATTCGATCACGATCGGCGCCATCACATTGGGTAGCATCTCGCGGAAGATGATCCACGCCGCACCCTCGCCACGCGCGATGGCCGCCTTGACGTAATCCTGGTTGCGCACGTTGAGCGCGACCGAGCGCGTCACGCGCGCCATGCCGGGTGCAAAGGCCAGCGCGATGGCGACGACAGCGTTTCCGGCGCCGTTGCCGAGCGTCGAGACCAGCAACAGAGCCATCAGGAGACCCGGGATCGCCATCACGGCGTCGTTGGTACGCATGATGGCCTCGTCGGTTCGACCGCCGAGATAGGCCGAGCCGATACCGATGATCGCGCCGGCTGCGCTGCCGGCCAGAGTTGCGATGAGAGCCATCGGAACGGTTGAACGCGCACCGACCATCAGGCGGCTCAGGATGTCGCGGCCAAATTGATCCGCGCCGAGCCAGTTATGCCAGCCTGGCGCGCGAAACCGCCCAATGAAATCGATCTTCTCCGGCGCATACGGTGCCAGCGCCGGTCCGAACAGGCAGGCGAGGGCAATAAGGGCCAGGAGAGCGACGCCGACAAAACCCTGCGGCCTCCGGATCAGGCGGATGAACAGCTCAGTCATAGCGGATCCGCCGGTCGAGAAGGGCGTACGCCATGTCAGCAAGCGTGTTGGTGACGGCATAGGTGGTTGCCATGATCAACGCGCCGGCCTGGATCGACGGCAGGTCGCGCGTGGTGATGGCGACCATCAGCGCACGTCCGATGCCGGGAATGGCGAAAATCTCCTCGATCACGATGATGCCGCCGAGCAGATAGCCGACGTCCAGCGCGATGATTGTGACCACCGGCAGCAATGCGTTACGCAGGGCATGGCGAAACAGCACGGTGCGTTCCGGCAGGCCCTTTAGCCGCGCGGCGCGGATGTAGTCCGACTTCAGCACGTCGAGCGTCTCGGAGCGCATCATGCGCATGACGTGGGCAATGAGGATCACCGAAATGGTCAGGACCGGCAGCGCCAGATGATGGAGGCCGTCGCCCAAATTTTCCAGCAGTGAAACGTAGCCGGTTGCCGGCAGCCAATGCAGCGTGTCGGCCAGCAGGAGTGCGAGCAGCGTCGCGGTGACGAATTCGGGCAGCGAGACACCGAGATAGGCGATCAGGCTCACGCCAGTGTCGGTAGGCCTGCCTTGCCGCAGCGCCGACACCACGCCGAGCGGCACGGCGACGGCGAGCGTAACGAGGATGGACGACACCGCGAGCAGCAGCGAACGCGACAACGCCGCCAGCATGTCCGGGCCGACCGGCTGGCTCGTCCGCATCGAGATGCCGAAATCGCCGCTGAAGACGTGGCCGGCCCAACGCAGATATTGCTGCCAGGCGGGATCGCCGAGCCCAAGCTTTGCCCTGAGCGCGGCCAGCATTTCGGGCGTCGCGTTCTCACCGAGCAGCGACTGGGCCGCGTCGGCCGGCAGGACCTGCGTAATGACGAACACCAGCATCGAGACGACGATGACGGTGTAGACCATCAGCATCAGCCGGCGCGCGAACCAGGTGAACGACACCCGATGTCTCCGACGTCAGGCGCGCTTCGGCGCGCCGGCGCCTAGCGAGACCATGTCGAGGCGGAACACCGAGCCGCGCGGATGCAGCGTGTAGCCTTCGACATAGGACCGCTGTGCAGCAAGAAGATCGAAGAATGCCGAGATCACCGAAGGGACCTCGGTGTTCATCATCTCCTGCGCCTTGCCATAGAGCGTGGCGCGTTTCGCTTCGTCGGTCTCGACCCGGGCCGCATTGATGACGCTGTCGAACTCGCTGTTGTTCCAGTGGGTTTCGTTCCAGGTCGCGTTGGACGTGTAGAGCAGGTTGAAGATCGCATCCGCCGTCGGCTGCATGTTGTAGAAGCCGACGTAGAAATTGCCCTTCTTCCAGACCTGGTCGAGATAGGTCGCGTGCGGCATCGTCTGCACGTTGATGCGGAAGCCGGCCGCGGCCGCCATCTCGCGAATCGCGACGCCGAGCTGGGTGCGGGTGGCTGGCCTGTCGGAAGCGATCAGCGTCAGATCGATGCCGTTGGGATAGCCTGCGTCGGTGAGAAGCTGCTTCGCCTTGGCGATGTCGGGCTTCTTCATCGGGATATTCTTGTAGAAGTGGTAGGCCGGGTTCAGCGGCGTGTCGTTGCCCGGCGTGCCGTAGCCCCCGGCGACGAAGCCGACGGTTGCCTCGCGATCGACTGCCAGTGCCAGCGCCTGGCGGACCCTGATATCGTTGAAGGGCTTCTGATCGCATCCGAGGTTGATATTGAGGAATTGGCCGGACGGCGTGCGCAGCGCCTTGACGCCGCTCGCCTTCACAAGTCGCTCATACTCGCCTGGCGTCGTCGTCAGGAGCAGGTCGATCTCGCCGGAGATCATCGCGGAGGCTTCGGCGGTGCGGTCCGGATAGACGAGCAATTCCACGCGGTCGAGGTATGGCCGCGTCGGGTCGTAATAGGCGGCGTTGCGTTCGACGACGATCTTTCGGTCGGGCTCATAAGAGACGAGCTTGAACGGCCCGGTGCCGTTCGCCGTGGTCGAGAGGCTGGCGAGATCGGACGCGATGACCTTCGCCGGAACGATGCGCGCGTTGAGATAGGTGAGAGCCACCGGCAGGTCGGCGTAGGCGCCGGTGAGCGTGAACTTGACCGTCAAGGGATCGATCGCTGCGACCTCCTTGATCGGACCGACATTGGTTCGGCCGGGGGATGCGGTCTTCGGATCGAGGATTGCGTTGATGGTGGCGACTACATCTTCCGAAGTCAGCGGCGAGCCGTCGTGGAACGTCACACCAGGGCGCAACTTGAAGGTCCATTCCGTGCGCGTCTCGTTCGGGTCCCAGGAGAGCGCGAGGTCCGGCTCGACGGTCATGTCCGGCTTCAACCGGGTCAGGTTGGAGTAGAGCAGCTCGGTGACGAGATACTCCGGATTGACGCGTGCCAGCATCGGATGAATGACTGAGGCCGCCTGATCCAGCGACATCCGCAGCACGCCGCCGCGCTTGGGTGTATCGGCGATGGCGATCCGGGGAAGCGTGACGAGGCTTATGGCAGTCCCGGCAAGGAAGACGCGGCGGGTGACGGTCAGCATAGGGGTAGGCTCCTGAGTTAGCGAATGGCGGTTGCTTCAGGCGAAAGGTCGGGCCGGAATTCGGCGGACAGATAGGCAAGGACTGACTTCGCGAGCGCGACGATGTCGGTGAGCGTGGTGAATTCGCCGGGCGCGTGGATACGGCTGTCCGAGCGGCCGAGGCCAGTCAAAAGGATCTCCTGCATGCCGGTGGCTTGCACCCAGCCAAAATCGGAGCAGCTCGTGGCGCCCCATTTGGCGAATTCGTCGGGCGCGTAACCGAACCCGGCCGACAGCGCTTCCTGCCAGCGCGGCCAATGAGGGCCCGTCGGATCCGACGTCGGCGTCAAATGACCGGTAAGAGCGATCTCGATTTCGGCCTCCGGCACGGCCTTGCGGATCGTATTCTCGATTTCGCCGCGCGCTGCCACGAAATCCTCCTCCGGAGCGTAACGGCGGGAGACGAGGATCTCGAATTGCGAGGGAATCTGCCCGCCGCATTGGCCGCCATGCGCGGCGGAGATGTCGAGCTGTGCGGCGAGCGGGCCCCTTGCGCCTGGCGCGGCGGGCAGGGCAGAGATGCGCTTTGCAATCTCCGGTTTGAGCGCGGCGAGCGCATTGAGGATCGGCAATGCGGCCTCGATGGCATTGGCGCCGGTTCCGGCAAGCGCGGCCTCGCTCGCATGCACTGTGCGACCATGAACCCTCACCAGCAGCGTGAACAGACCGAAGCACCCGGCCCAGATCCGCGGCGCTGCAACGCCATTGAAATTGAGGATGTGACCTTCGAGCAAGCCCTGCTCGGCGAGATAGCGTATGCCGGGA
Coding sequences within it:
- a CDS encoding M20 family metallopeptidase: MILSPSKPGPTLADSFAEIERSAESAVDDLARMIAVDTSFPPGAGYDAFVELMDGVLATLGMERRRVDVPEHLWRVAGGPAHGTRTNLIARRRSGKPALGLYFHVDTVPASPGWATDPLRLTRDSHRLIGLGAADMKGTIAAVLLALRAADRIGLPLGYDPMLLFCTDEEGGLYPGIRYLAEQGLLEGHILNFNGVAAPRIWAGCFGLFTLLVRVHGRTVHASEAALAGTGANAIEAALPILNALAALKPEIAKRISALPAAPGARGPLAAQLDISAAHGGQCGGQIPSQFEILVSRRYAPEEDFVAARGEIENTIRKAVPEAEIEIALTGHLTPTSDPTGPHWPRWQEALSAGFGYAPDEFAKWGATSCSDFGWVQATGMQEILLTGLGRSDSRIHAPGEFTTLTDIVALAKSVLAYLSAEFRPDLSPEATAIR